One genomic window of Ruminococcus gauvreauii includes the following:
- a CDS encoding zf-HC2 domain-containing protein has product MKCKVIQDLLPLYIDGLTSEESNKEIEKHLKTCKECSECCQEMKGEIDEPVVISDEEIHDVELLKKIKKRRRRIGIAGGIITAAALIMVLTLMQPRTYSKARYEDVTLTYGTRGDVAYLTMETKPGYDIVFTGANSYLKVLSVEKSLGMGKGSMGWEEEIGPEDDPCRWTIEFSDKIVMFENGELVEEKDK; this is encoded by the coding sequence ATGAAGTGTAAGGTGATTCAGGATTTGCTGCCGTTATATATTGATGGCCTGACGAGTGAGGAGAGCAATAAGGAAATAGAAAAACATCTGAAGACATGTAAAGAGTGCAGCGAATGCTGCCAGGAGATGAAGGGAGAAATCGATGAGCCGGTGGTTATCAGCGATGAAGAGATCCATGATGTGGAGCTGCTGAAAAAGATAAAGAAGAGAAGGCGCCGAATCGGAATCGCGGGAGGGATCATCACTGCCGCTGCACTGATCATGGTTCTGACGCTGATGCAGCCAAGGACATACAGTAAGGCAAGGTATGAAGATGTTACGCTGACATATGGGACAAGAGGCGATGTCGCGTATCTGACGATGGAGACGAAGCCGGGATATGACATTGTGTTTACCGGAGCAAATTCGTATTTGAAAGTGTTATCCGTAGAGAAATCTTTGGGGATGGGAAAAGGCAGCATGGGATGGGAAGAAGAGATTGGGCCGGAAGATGATCCCTGCAGGTGGACGATCGAATTCTCAGATAAGATCGTTATGTTCGAAAATGGAGAGCTGGTTGAGGAAAAAGATAAGTAA
- a CDS encoding ATP-binding protein translates to MPDYFNDIKKIQEVLHEGRTGLWVIELEESERPRMYADGAMQELLGLQEELPPEECYQYWYDRIDPDYYPLVQSAVQKLCANERSEVQYPWLHPQHGRVYIRCGGIRDWNYTGGVCLRGYHQNITDTTVMKHEFDTVIQTLGENYIGILLCNVTDQSFKVIKLPEKFLQLSADYSDFHTFFQNYVDAEAAPEYRELLLELTNADHILQHLGRGETRFETLYRNSAGNWRRVLIVPSLHYSPEYPWVIAAFDEQDREIERRIDDAASQTAFSQIYKLALNINTEKAEYHCIHYSGSLLRLSQYGRFDDFYRQLLPLLPLEDRQEFDRILSPSSYQNCGYKEGTLRLYAENGGLHYYRYYSSRILQDMEERILLTIRNADDRQEAEQRENVLSNLCQCYYSIYIFDLVNDTEKPIWQELAIHEQNAFPMGSLSSYYEKFIQQHVFPDDQEKMRRAGSPEFLRQVLTPEQPVYDIDFRRVYSHGIEWVRSRFSISEMINGQVTKVIFANMNINEQKLEELEEERRKKLYFEYQNIIKGLSSFYHSVFYVDLENDTFQSFALSEDLKEYIGSSDSYTFLKDVYTRRAIHRDDQQQFAHSLSAAEIIRRISSGDTIYALEFRRNYGGYFGWMRVHIILAESRSGIPTKIILAAHSVEEEKEQEEQNRRALLAAYETAKQANEAKSSFLAQMSHDIRTPLNAIIGMTSIASSQADDPDKVKECLDKIQFSSRHLLHLINEILDMSKIEKGKLELMEEPFSLTELIEEVYSIIRTDAVSKKQHITFDILDVIHDRLLGDSSRIRQLLINLGDNAVKYTPEGGRINITVQEVSSQSQSAGCFVFTVEDNGIGIDREFLNYIFAPFSRAENAKLQHIQGTGLGMSIAQGIVSAMQGDIRVESELGAGSRFVVTLNLNIAQPEAFSFAEPEYSDPPGESATVPADSILTGRSVLLVEDNPLNMEIAQTILSQAGLIVSTAENGLEALHMFTASEPGTYHAILMDLQMPVMDGYTAARRIRSSAHPQAADIPIIALTANAFPEDINKSLAAGMNDHISKPIDYQKLLDRLGKAFRRL, encoded by the coding sequence TATATCCGCTGCGGAGGTATTCGCGATTGGAACTACACAGGTGGAGTCTGTCTGCGCGGGTATCATCAGAATATTACCGACACCACTGTGATGAAACATGAATTCGATACTGTTATCCAGACCCTGGGCGAGAATTATATCGGTATCCTGCTGTGCAATGTCACTGATCAGAGCTTCAAGGTTATTAAACTTCCGGAAAAATTTCTGCAGCTGTCCGCAGACTATTCGGATTTCCACACATTTTTTCAGAATTACGTGGATGCAGAAGCAGCACCGGAGTACAGGGAACTGCTGCTTGAACTCACCAATGCCGACCATATTCTTCAGCACCTTGGCCGGGGAGAAACCCGCTTTGAAACCCTCTATCGGAACAGTGCCGGAAACTGGCGCCGGGTCCTGATCGTTCCTTCTTTACATTATTCTCCCGAATACCCCTGGGTGATCGCAGCATTCGATGAACAGGACCGGGAAATCGAACGGCGGATTGACGACGCGGCGTCTCAGACAGCATTTTCCCAGATCTATAAGCTGGCACTCAACATCAATACGGAAAAAGCGGAATACCACTGTATCCACTATTCCGGCAGCCTTCTGCGGCTGTCCCAATACGGAAGATTCGATGATTTTTACCGGCAGCTCCTGCCCTTGCTGCCGCTGGAAGACCGGCAGGAATTTGATCGTATATTAAGCCCCTCCAGCTATCAGAACTGTGGTTATAAGGAAGGCACCCTGCGTCTGTATGCTGAAAACGGCGGTCTTCATTACTACCGATATTATTCCTCCCGTATTCTCCAGGATATGGAGGAACGGATTCTTTTAACTATCAGAAATGCCGACGACAGACAGGAAGCCGAACAGCGGGAAAATGTACTTTCAAATTTGTGTCAGTGCTACTATTCCATCTATATCTTCGATCTGGTCAACGATACGGAAAAACCGATCTGGCAGGAGCTGGCTATTCATGAGCAGAATGCATTTCCCATGGGCAGCCTCTCTTCCTATTACGAGAAATTTATACAGCAGCATGTTTTCCCGGATGATCAGGAAAAAATGCGTAGAGCCGGCAGCCCGGAGTTTCTCCGGCAGGTTCTCACGCCGGAACAGCCGGTATATGATATTGATTTCAGACGAGTTTATTCCCACGGCATTGAATGGGTGCGTTCGCGTTTCAGCATTTCTGAAATGATCAACGGTCAGGTGACCAAGGTCATATTTGCCAATATGAATATAAATGAACAAAAACTCGAGGAACTGGAAGAGGAGCGCCGAAAGAAACTCTACTTTGAATACCAGAATATCATCAAAGGGCTTTCCTCATTCTATCACTCTGTCTTTTATGTTGATCTTGAAAACGATACCTTTCAGTCATTCGCACTTTCAGAGGACCTGAAAGAATATATCGGTTCATCAGACAGTTATACTTTTTTAAAAGATGTTTATACCCGGCGTGCCATCCACAGGGATGACCAGCAGCAATTTGCACATTCTCTGTCCGCAGCGGAAATCATACGCAGAATCAGTTCCGGCGACACCATCTATGCACTGGAATTCAGGCGAAACTACGGCGGTTATTTCGGTTGGATGAGAGTACATATCATTCTGGCTGAGAGCCGCAGCGGCATTCCAACCAAAATCATCCTGGCAGCACACAGCGTGGAGGAAGAAAAAGAACAGGAAGAGCAGAACCGCAGAGCATTGCTGGCAGCATATGAAACAGCCAAGCAGGCAAATGAAGCAAAAAGCAGTTTTCTGGCTCAGATGTCCCATGACATCCGTACACCATTGAACGCCATCATCGGCATGACTTCCATCGCCTCCTCACAGGCGGATGATCCTGATAAAGTAAAAGAGTGTCTGGATAAAATACAGTTTTCCAGCCGGCACCTCCTGCACCTGATCAATGAGATCCTGGATATGTCCAAGATCGAAAAGGGGAAGCTTGAGCTGATGGAGGAACCGTTTTCCCTAACTGAACTGATTGAGGAAGTTTATTCTATCATACGCACTGACGCCGTCAGCAAAAAGCAGCACATTACGTTTGATATCCTGGACGTCATCCATGACCGTCTGCTCGGGGACAGCAGCCGTATCCGTCAGCTTCTGATCAATCTCGGAGACAATGCGGTCAAATATACCCCGGAGGGCGGACGGATCAACATTACCGTTCAGGAGGTTTCCAGCCAGTCACAATCCGCAGGTTGTTTTGTCTTTACCGTTGAGGATAACGGAATTGGAATAGACAGGGAATTTCTGAACTATATTTTCGCACCCTTTTCCCGCGCTGAAAACGCAAAGCTTCAACATATTCAGGGGACCGGTCTCGGAATGTCCATCGCACAGGGGATCGTCTCTGCGATGCAGGGGGATATCCGGGTCGAAAGCGAACTGGGCGCCGGAAGCCGCTTTGTCGTTACTTTAAATCTGAATATCGCTCAGCCGGAAGCCTTCTCCTTCGCAGAGCCGGAATATTCCGATCCTCCCGGAGAGTCTGCCACAGTGCCGGCGGACTCCATCCTGACCGGCAGGAGTGTCCTGCTGGTGGAGGATAACCCACTGAATATGGAGATCGCCCAGACCATACTTTCACAGGCCGGTCTGATCGTATCCACAGCCGAAAATGGTCTTGAGGCGCTGCATATGTTTACCGCATCTGAACCGGGAACCTATCATGCAATCCTGATGGACCTGCAGATGCCCGTCATGGACGGCTACACGGCGGCACGCAGAATCCGAAGCAGTGCCCACCCGCAGGCGGCCGATATACCGATCATCGCACTGACTGCCAATGCCTTTCCCGAGGACATTAACAAGTCCCTGGCAGCCGGCATGAATGACCATATATCAAAACCAATCGATTATCAGAAGCTTCTGGACAGACTTGGGAAGGCTTTCCGGAGACTATAA